The Lutra lutra chromosome 15, mLutLut1.2, whole genome shotgun sequence genome includes a region encoding these proteins:
- the S100A9 gene encoding protein S100-A9 has translation MADQMSQMECSIETIINIFHQYSVRLGHPDTLNQKELKQLVKKELPNFLKKQKKNDNAINKILEDLDTNGDKQLNFEEFSILVGKLTMASHEEMHKNAPEGEGHSHGPGFGQGDQGHCHSHSGHGHGHSH, from the exons ATGGCGGACCAGATGTCCCAGATGGAGTGCAGCATCGAGACTATCATCAACATCTTCCACCAGTACTCTGTGCGGCTGGGGCACCCAGACACGCTCAACCAGAAGGAACTGAAACAGCTCGTCAAAAAGGAGCTGCCCAACTTCCTCAAG aagcagaagaagaatgACAATGCCATAAACAAGATCTTGGAGGACCTGGACACAAACGGAGACAAGCAGCTGAACTTCGAGGAGTTCTCCATCCTAGTGGGCAAGCTGACAATGGCCTCCCATGAGGAGATGCACAAGAATGCCCCTGAAGGAGAAGGCCACAGCCATGGGCCAGGCTTTGGGCAGGGTGACCAGGGCCACTGCCATAGCCACAGTGGCCATGGCCACGGCCACAGCCACTAG